TGTTATTTCTGCTTCTGTGGCCACTGCAGGACATATTAAACCCCTTTCAATCAATAGTTTTCTTTTGAAAACGGTTGTCTTCATGAGATAGCACTGAAAACCTGAGGGATTTACCTCTCTTATTGAACATAGGATAATATTTGATACATTCCGCTACTCACAAATGACACTACCTCTAGCCTAATGGTCCTTGAGTTCTTAATTTTACATTTCAGTTCTGAACATTTTAGATCATTCTGTTTCTGGATTATATTTTAGTTTATTACAACACATTAGACCAAAAAATGATTATTGTTAATGTTTTGAAAACCTATTCTTATTCAATACTACTTTAGCCATTTTTCTGGCAGCTCCCAGAACATCTTTGTTCCTCAGGCTATATACAAATGGGTTTAACATTGGGACCACGGCCACATAAAACATTGATAGAATTTTGTCTTGTTCCTTAGAATCTTCAGACTCAGGTTTCATGTACATGAAGATACTTGGTCCATAGAATAATAAGACGGTAATAATGTGCGATGAGCAGCTAGATAAAGCCTTAAGCTGCCCACTAGAGGAACGAATCTTTACAACAGTGGAGATAATTCTTACATATGAGGTTAAAATAAAGATTAAACTAGCTAACACACAGATATCTTCCATTGAGATGATCATTTTCATCCTCTTAGTATCACTTGAAGAGAGTTCCATCACTGGTATTATCTCACAAAAGAAATGGTTGATCGTTTGAGAATAACAAAATGATAATGCAGAAATAGATAAAGTTAACACTAGGGAATTCATATAACTTAAAATTATGTAAACAATCACTAAAATAAAACAAACTTTTCTTGTCATGATCAAAAAATAATGTAGAGGAGAACAAACCGCCACATAGCGATCATAAGCCATACAGGTCAGAATATAAATATCAGCATTTCCACAGCACACGAAGAAGGCCATCTGAGTCATGCATTCATAGAAAGATATTGTTTTGTCTTCTGTCAAAATTATGGACAACATCTTTGGGAGAATAGCAGAGACATAGATGACGTCAATGGAAGAAAGATTGCACAAGAAGAAATACATGGGAGTGTGAAGTTGGGGTACAGCACAGATCAGGGCAATGATAATCAGATTTCCCACTATTGCTAGCAGATACATGAATAAAAACCCAATAAATATAAGAATTTCATTCATTCTGGAGGTGAAGAATGGAGTCAGATAGAATTCAGTCACTGTAATGTTTGCACAATCATTCATCTTGAGTAGCTgtaataaaataaagtaaaaaagatTAAGTGCAGTAGGAAGCTTTCTACTAATGGGGGTTGAATTATGGACCtgatttagggcccttttacctgGAATGATCggtcagattcttgctggatcttTGAACAattgcctatttactgtgaattgaGGACTGCTTCAACTCCATTTACTAAATGATTATAGCCTCTGTGTGAAAATGTAAGCGCTcgacaatcatcccatgtaaaagaacccttactTTTGAAATACTGGGGGATGCGAGTATATAGCAGGAATAAAAGACAAAAGACACATAAATAATAAATGAAGTTACTGAATAACAACTTGTAAATAAGGAGAAAAGACTTGCCCATGAAGGCTCACAATGCATGAGAGAAAGAGGTAAGAGGCATTTTCCGAAGAGGTGGGTTTGCAGGTTGCTCTATGTTGTGATAGCAGGTTCCTGAGTATGGGGAATGCGCATAAGAAATTGTGGAGATGATGACTGGAGAAGCAGACAAGATAAGAGCAGAGAAGGAGATCTCGGGAGCTTGGAGATGATATGTGAGGAAGTATTGGGCATGCAAGAATGCAAGAATTGAGAATAGGGCTTTGAGAGCTATAGAAGATTACATATGGGAATATATCAAGAGATTATGCCAGAGATGTTTGGAGGGGGCAGGTTATGGACTGAAAGTTATGTGTGGGTTGGTAGCAAGATATTTGATCAGAGGTGAATGTAAAGGACAGGATGCATATAGGAGATTGCATGTTGAGAGgttcaaagactggatgaaccaggaagaagttccacgggccaaacctggcacagttgcatttcccccaggactttggcctctgcccataccctcagcaatcatgggcataaagcggactccgatgctagtaccgCTGTGAACGTATCATTAAAGCAGTATCcgccttttgtttggcccaaaccagtgtctcagataactgtggtaacacgagagaaaatacatgttgcccagtgctgatcccatgaccccaagcaagaggaggaggtagcataacaaggccaagaaacaatgaccgaggtaggacccacaatagtcTGTGTTGGAAGCACgtaagcgggcccagggtcaggctcggtcccagcctccaccttgtgtgacccaaggtgccctgagttacatagcaatggggaatccatgtgtccccacacaattcattctgtgtaggtgtcagatagctcaacaacgcaaggggaagtctttaagttccttgggctcgcctattctgtcagtgcacaaagatggtattacacaggaagaaatcagagtgtccaaacatgagagagtttcaccccgtcaaggtcctaggccttggcccacatttcttccctagtcagtcagtgtatttgtgccagataggtaaaacaccgcgatgggaagtctttgtgcatccacagtataggcagaccccagtaacatttctgtagtaaaagtataggcagaccccagtaacacttctgtagcaaaggtataggcagaccccagtaacatttctgttgcagaagtataggcagagccctgtaacattcctgtagcaaaggtataggcagaccctagtaacatttctgtagcataagtataggcagacccctaaaacattcctgtagtaaaggtataggcagaccccagtaacatttctgtagcataagtataggcagacacctgaaacattggtgtaccatgagtgtaggcgaaggctggaaaaattagttagataacagtataggcgagggccagaaaaattggtgtaccaagagtacaagtgtacccctgtaaaattgctcaactgcgagggcaggtgaaacccatacacattttttaaagatacagctcgctgttgcttaatttgtaacagaccctggaggcagccctgtgaaaaaaattggtttctgttaaagtatcaatacaatacttttgaaactttgaaaaattgcaaaaaaattgtatgcagagccttttgggctgcagaaaaattggcagttcagtgtgatgacatcctgttttaggaggagtagtagtaggaggaggagtaataatatccgagagtgattgacaaagctaattcccccttttttgcggtgatagagaatgcttttttctctggttgcagcaaaaagaatcattaggttctacTGCTCTcctccggtggagaagagaagtctggggaaatccaggctttgttcatctttatgagtgtaagcatgtcggccctggcagttgacaggcaggtacgcttatccgtgatgattcccccgactgcactaaacaccctctcagacaagacgctagcggaagggcaggccagcacctccagggcatacagcgcaagttcgtgccacgtgtccagctttgacacccaatagttgtatggaacagaggcatcacggaggacagttggctacgtacttcctcaccatctttttacagtgctccctccgactcagccttgactggggagtggtgacacagtcttgctggggagccataaagctcgcaatggccttggagagtgttcccctgcctgcactggacatgctgcctgatccccacgcctcccctgctacttggccctcggaactgcgtcttctgccattagcgctgtcagatgggaactttagcatcactttttccaccagggacctgtggtattgcatcactctcgtacccctttcctctttggaaatgagagtggaaaggttctccttatactgtgggtcgcgaagggtgtacacccagtaatccgtgttggccagaatgcgtctaacgcgagggtcacgtgaaaggcagcctaacattaagtcagccatgtgtgccagggtgccagtacgcaacacatcgctgtcctcccaaggaagatcactttcaggatcctccttctcctcctctacagaccatacacactgaacagatgagagttaagcagcatgggtatcctctgcagtatgcccagctgtctcttccccctcctcctccaaaaacgcgctgagatatagacatgagggtggtcaggctatcaagcgacatactgtcatcccccgtctgcTGTTCCAACtccaaagcgtcggcctttatgctttgcagcgaacttctcagcagacaaagcagcgagatggtaactctaatgattgcagcgtcgccgctcaccatctgggtagactcctcaaagtttcggaggacctggcagatatcggCCATCCATGccaactcctcagtaaagaattgtagaggctgactaccactacgccgcccatgttgaagctggtattccactattgctctacgctgctcgaacagcctggccaacatgtgcagcgtagaattccagcctgtgggcacgtcgcacagccgtcgttgctctggcagctgaaaccgatgttgcagggtccttagggtcacagcgtctgtggtggacttgcggaaatgtgcgcagacgcggcgcaccttgctgagcaggccacacaagtgcgggtagtttttcagaaaccgctgaaccaccggaTTGAaaacgtgggccagacatggcacgtgtgtgaggctgccgagcggcagagccaccaccaggttacggccgttgtcacacatgaccatgcccggttggaggctcagcggcgaaagccaggggtcggtctgctctgtcagaccctgcaacagctcgggggccgtgtgcctcttgtcacctaagctgattagtttcagcacagcttgttGACGCtctcccactgctgtgctgccgcgctaccgactgctggcgacgtgctcacacttcttaattgagaggtagaggtggcagaggaggaggaggagggggagggtttgaaggaggtggcataaaacactgcagataacagcaccgaggtagaacccgctattctgggtgtgggtaggacatgagcggtcctaggctctgactcagtcccagcctccaccaagtttacccaatgtgtgtcagggagatatagtggccctgcccgccagtacttgtccacttgTCAGTGGTTAAGGggacctttccagtaactgcgttggtgagggcacgatttatgttgcgggagacgtgctggtgtagggctgggacggcacaccggaaaaaatagtggcgactgggaaacaAGTAGCgtaggaccgccgccgccatcatgtttttgaaagcctctgtttccacaagcctgtacggcagcatctccaggctgattaatttggcaatgttcaCGTTTAAAGCTAGTGTGtatgggtgggtggcggcgtatttgcgcttttgctccaatgcttgtgttagcgacagctaaacgctgccctgagagacattgctggatggagtaggGGAcggtgaaggtgagggtgtgggtgcaggccgtgaggcgctcgtgcctgtgtcatgagaggggggttggatctgtatggcaggttggggcacagggggagaggcagtggtgtgacatgGAGGctgtgaatggcctttgtcccaccttgtggggtgcttggccatcatatgcctgcacatggtggtggtggctccccggctgatcttggtgtgacacaggttgcacaccactgttcatcggtcgtccgcactctcactaaaaaacatccacacctttgaacacctagcgatctgcacggaggcttgccgcaggtggtgctttgggaaacagttgggggattcccgctctggccctgcctctacccctggccactccactgcctgttccaacctgtcctgctgctgcacttgcctccccctctgaagccctgtcctcagtaggcttagcaaaccaggtcgggtcagtcacctcatcgtccaactgctcttcctccaaatcctctgagcactcctccctcggacttactgcccttactactacctcactgacagacaactgtgtctcatcatcatcctcctcacccacaaaaagctcttgagacagttgcctgaagtccccagcctcatcacccggactccgggaactttccaaaggttgggcatcggtcacgacaaacttctcatgtgagagaggaaccattttttcccaatgatggcagggacccaagaacatttcctgggagtctgcctgctcagaatatgtcatttttatggagtgaggaggctgggaggaaggaggagcagcagccaaaggattcagagttgcagtccctaggccgggagtagtggactacgtagaagactgggtggtcgatacattgctggacgcattttctgccatccacgacaggacctgctcacactgctctgcttgtaataaaggtgtaCCATGCGGAACCATAAATTGTGATTCAgcacgaccaggaactcggcctgtgcccacaccctcacttggacgtccgcatccacgtcctcaacccttacccctactcctcatcaaggcggattaagaatagagcagggcccaaataaattaccccactgtacagcactgacaactgtggcttaattcactgcacacagagacttttagatagcggaggctctatgctgtgacttgaaaaaattaacccactgtcttgcgctgatacctatgggtaatttactgctcgcagagacttgtagataatagaggctgtgtggagtgggaatagactctaaagccagtggatagtgctggtaactgcggctatctcaacgccaCCGAGGAcaaggtattgtgagatgctctgcacagtggcagagcttaaatactttgcagtggccctggtaatattacagtactgtttagcggtgagacctctgtctaatgcactgtagACACAGAAcgttataaatgaagtcgttgGCTAGGAAATAtctgagtgcagtttcacggtgagagctggttgtacggcactgcaggctgagaacgctattactgaaaggctgggaacaggcttagatatgtaatacaaaaatggatgcagtaCAACTCACAGCAAGACAAAaggataatgcacacggtcagatgtagcccgaagaaggagctttggggatTTTGCACGGAgaatcaggaggactgtatagtgtatataactttccctataaaagtggctgtgccccaacactctgtgttatgcactgcagacacagaacggtataaatgaagttgttcgcagcaggctaggaataatttgagtgcagtttcgcggtgagagctggttgtacggtaTTGCAGGCTGAGAAAACAATTACTTAAAAGGCTGGGAACAGacttagatgcgtaatacaaaaagggatgcactactactcccaacctgccacaactataatgcacacggtcagatgtagccctaagaagaaccattggggttcttgaagacaggacctacgctaacactatccctgaatgagcagcagcactttccttaacctctgccagcatgtgtctgaggcgagccgcgggccggaccactttaagtactcggcggtcacctcatctcgccagccactcactgctgtggggtgggataggactggcacgtcacaggaggaagttgtaatgccttctccgcatgtctattggctagaaaatggcgctaaacatgcagggaaggaaatggaattgactcgagtactgcgtgctgttcgactcgagtaacgagcatctcgagtaccctaatgctcgaacgagcatcaagctcggacgcatttgctcgcttatctctaataattatgtataaatatgtataatTACGTCATTTATCAATCTCTTCCTTATCCTTCCTCCAGATCCCGTCAGTGTGTggtcaattcttttttcttttaccaGTCATAGTCTCCTTTAGAGACTTGTTCCTGTAATCTAAGCAACAAGTTAGCAATCTTAGTTAAAGAGAGTCCCTCTACTGTGTCTACTCTCTGATTCTTTAGAGCCTCAGGAGTTACATCCTTGGAGTCAGCTTGACAGAGATCTAGGGTAGGCGAGGGCAAAGTATCCTGGTGcaagcagactgtttttgtggggtggtttgccattgaacCCACAAACTTCATATCATGAGCAAGAGctaaggactgcatttctgttgccctAACACTCTATGCCACATGGGAAGATCTGCGTGGACTTGTACAAAGACAACGAAACACTGTTTCTGCGTTTACCCAATGGTATACTAAAAAACCAAcaaaaatctccactgcgcaaCAAGGGTGTGAAATCAAATGCGATTTCAAAGGTGTACCTCAAGTCAGTGCTTACCTTCAAGCCAGTCCACACATTGTGGCAAGTGCCATCATCTCCAACCTCCTCAGATATGTCCCAGGAAAGGAATGGTTTTTCCTCCCGATTATATTACCAATATTGGTCATCAATGCATAACCTGTTCGGCTTGCCATTTCTCATGATATTCTGGAACAATCTACAAAAAACTCAAACCCTGCATTAGCAATTGGTTTATTTTTAACATGCTGAGATGCAATTTGGTTCTCTGGGATCTAGTGATTTAAAATATAGAGTATTTTTAGGCTGCTCAGTTGTTATTGTTCCGATTTCCTCTTTGAATCCACACGAAAATAATATAGTGG
The nucleotide sequence above comes from Eleutherodactylus coqui strain aEleCoq1 chromosome 2, aEleCoq1.hap1, whole genome shotgun sequence. Encoded proteins:
- the LOC136610243 gene encoding olfactory receptor 5AR1-like, which codes for MNDCANITVTEFYLTPFFTSRMNEILIFIGFLFMYLLAIVGNLIIIALICAVPQLHTPMYFFLCNLSSIDVIYVSAILPKMLSIILTEDKTISFYECMTQMAFFVCCGNADIYILTCMAYDRYVAVCSPLHYFLIMTRKVCFILVIVYIILSYMNSLVLTLSISALSFCYSQTINHFFCEIIPVMELSSSDTKRMKMIISMEDICVLASLIFILTSYVRIISTVVKIRSSSGQLKALSSCSSHIITVLLFYGPSIFMYMKPESEDSKEQDKILSMFYVAVVPMLNPFVYSLRNKDVLGAARKMAKVVLNKNRFSKH